GTTTGGCCGGTGATCGGGCGATGGTTTGAGTTTGCGCATCAGTGCCAGCATGCTGTCGTTATTGAAATAAGCCGGCACACGTTTCTGTTCGCGATAGTAATCGTCGCAGAAATAGGTATAGGTAGGTAAGCCGCTGCGGTGTGTGAGCAGGTGGCGAATGGTGATGCCGCTAAATATGCTGTCGGGGAACCAGCGTTGCAGCGGATCGTCGTAATTCAGTTTTTTTTCCTGCTGCAACAGCATAATGGCAGCAGCGGTAAACTGTTTGGATACGGAAGCAAGTTGTATGCCCGACGAAAGTGTGAGCGAATCGTGCCGCGATACATTGGCCCATCCATAGGCTTTGTGAAAGAGCACCACGCCACGCTGCGCAATAAGCACTGAGCCGCTGAAATTGTTTGTAGCGGCCAGTTTTGCAAAATGCGTATCAAGCTGATAGGCCTTACGGTCGGCATCAATGAGTTTGCGCAAAATGGGCGTACTGTCAATAGCCACCGTGTCTTTTGTGGCCTTCTGTGCCTCGTTAGAACTGCACGACGAAAGCAAAAGCCACAGGGCTGAACTGCAGCAGAGGAGGGATTTCATTGGCTCAAAATTGCGGAAAATGAATGTGTGCTCTGCCATTGCCGCTTCCAAGTAATGAACAAATCCGGTGTTGATTACCACAAAAAAAAACAGCCGGTTCATAGCGAACCGGCTGTTTTTACGGGGATGTGAAATGAGTTATTCCACAACAATGACTGCATATTTTGATACGCTCCAGAATTTCTCGGCATCGGTAATTACCAGTTTGTTCACCTTGCCATCGTTGCCTTCAAACTTGTACGATGAGCTGGGGTGGGTGCTCGAGAGCTTGGCTTTCTTCATGTCGCCGCCAAGGCTGATTTCTTTAACCTGAGTAATATCAACTTTCTGGAAATAAGTAAGATCCATGGTTTCGCTGAGCTTTTGCGACTTGCCAATACCAATGAAACCGCCTTCTTTGGTGAGCACACCTTTTTTGATGAGTTCTTTGCTGGTTCCGTAGGCGTAGTAAGCTGTGTTAAGCTGCTCGGTTTTAGCGGCCGACTGCTGCTGCGATTCCTGGTAGTTCATGGTAAGGTTGCTCAGCTCAAGGTTAAGCGATTCGAGCTGTGCTTTGAGGGAGGTGATTTCCTGTTCGCGTGTGGCAAGCGAGGCTTCAAGGTTATCAATGGTTTTCTGCATTTCGGCCACTTTCAGATCACTCTGTTTGAGGCTTTTCTTGGCAGAGGCCAAACGCTGTTTGTTTTTCACCATCAGCTCATAAATAGCGGCAATATCGTTCTTGATTTGCTCTTCGCGGTTGGCTACATCGCCGTTGGCGGTTGAATTGGTGATGATTTTTTCTTTCTGCTTGATTTCATCGAGATTAGCCTGAATATCGTTGAAAGCACGGAAGAATGAATCGAGTGCTGCCTGCTTGGACTCCACCGTGGCGCTGAGTTCGCCATTTACGTTGGTGAGGCTGTCTTTTACAGGATCAGTCTCAGGTTTTTGTTCGCCTGAGCACGATTGGGCAAACCAGGCCAGCGGGGTAAGCAGTAAAATAATGAGCAGCTTTTTCATGCGCGTTTTTTTGTTGGTTGATGCAAAAGTAACGAAAACTCAGTTGTCTGATTGTGTTTTTTATTCGCCAAAAAATGTCAAAATAATTTCAGCTGTTTTTCAGGGCCAATATCGCTGAAACCCGCTACACCAAGGCCAATCAGCCGCACACGTTTTTTCCCGGCTTCGGTAAGTTGCAGTAATTCGAAGGCCGTTTGCAGCAATTCATCTTTATCCGGCGGAGCCAAAAGAGTTTTGCTCCGGGTAACCTGCTTAAAGTCGTGATATTTTACTTTTACCGTTACTGTTCTTCCGGCCAGTTCATACCGTTCGAGACGGCCCATAAGTTTATCAGCCAGACTGGTAAGCTCCTGCTTTAGCAGTTCCAGATCGAGAATATCTTCCGTAAACGTATCTTCCACACTTACCGATTTGGTTTCGCGGTCGGGCTCTACCGGCCTGTTGTCGATACCGCGTACAATCCGGTAGTAAAAGCGTCCGGTTTTGCCGAAACGTTTTACCAGCTCATCCTCGCTGAGTTGCTTGAGATCGGCGCCGGTATGCAGGCCCATGCTTTTCATTTTGGCGGCGGTTACCTTACCCACACCAAAGAAATCGGCCACGGGCAGCTGCTCCATAAAAGCCTCAATACGTGAGGGCCCGATAAACGTAAGCCCGTCGGGCTTTTGCATGCCCGAAGCCACTTTGGCCACAAACTTGTTTACCGATACACCCGCCGAAGCGGTAAGATGCGTCTGCCGTTTAATTTCGGCCTTTATTGACTTTGCAATTTCAATGGCCGAGCCAATGCCCTGCTTGTCGGCCGTCACATCTAAGTAAGCCTCATCAAGCGAAAGCGGCTCCACCAGATCAGTATGCGAATGAAAAATGGCCCTGATCTGTTGCGATACTTCCTTGTACACCGGAAAGCGTGGCGGAACAAAAATGCCCTGCGGACAAAGCCTGTAAGCCTCGCTGCCCGGCATGGCCGAGCGCACGCCAAACTTGCGCGCCTCGTAGCTGGCCGTGAGCACCACGCTGCGCCCGTGCGGCCAGCCCACTATTACCGGCTGCCCCTGCAGCTCCGGCGCATCACGCTGCTCCACCGACGCGTAAAACGCATCCATGTCGATATGTATGATTTTGCGGTCGGGCATTGGTGATTACAAAAATACATCCACTGCTTATCCGTTTTACAAAATGGCAGATGCTGATTTGCAGAACAAACAAGGCCGTGTCAACTAATTGACACAGCCCTGTCTGAACTGAATTTCAAACACTAATTATCTACTTCCTGCCATACACCACCGGACTGCATTGTGCAAAAGGTACCGGCGAGTGCACAGCAATTTTCTCCTGCTGCAAAAACAGCGTAACTAAGCGTTCAAATTCGGTGAGCCGCTCACCTGCAACCTGATTTTGTGGTTCAATGCCTTTGTTTGAAAACGAATAAATGAAATACTCCG
This genomic window from Bacteroidota bacterium contains:
- the dinB gene encoding DNA polymerase IV, producing the protein MPDRKIIHIDMDAFYASVEQRDAPELQGQPVIVGWPHGRSVVLTASYEARKFGVRSAMPGSEAYRLCPQGIFVPPRFPVYKEVSQQIRAIFHSHTDLVEPLSLDEAYLDVTADKQGIGSAIEIAKSIKAEIKRQTHLTASAGVSVNKFVAKVASGMQKPDGLTFIGPSRIEAFMEQLPVADFFGVGKVTAAKMKSMGLHTGADLKQLSEDELVKRFGKTGRFYYRIVRGIDNRPVEPDRETKSVSVEDTFTEDILDLELLKQELTSLADKLMGRLERYELAGRTVTVKVKYHDFKQVTRSKTLLAPPDKDELLQTAFELLQLTEAGKKRVRLIGLGVAGFSDIGPEKQLKLF